The following proteins are co-located in the Acidicapsa acidisoli genome:
- a CDS encoding RNA polymerase sigma factor: MPSNSPSPDQTIIAEEQLAPGSAASSKESEMQRGNSRKPEPEAEPASGDALLEKIAAELYGISSMLLGEGEEAVGLIEGVVANVDLPTCCDTAEARRKARLLLAADAITLLGQRDASTNEALAAPGDDSGPAGCIEDDDLSAAGVTPDELERMITGPEHHRLRDWLEGLSDSLRVIFVLRAIAALTSVEVAELLSKYGGLAARGWTAEAVRSNFRQALCSLASQLIHATATK, encoded by the coding sequence ATGCCCTCAAATTCCCCTTCACCCGATCAGACCATCATCGCGGAAGAGCAGCTTGCTCCCGGGAGCGCAGCCTCGTCCAAAGAGTCTGAGATGCAGAGAGGGAATTCCCGAAAGCCGGAGCCGGAAGCCGAGCCTGCCAGCGGCGACGCGTTGCTCGAGAAGATTGCCGCCGAGCTCTATGGAATCAGCTCGATGCTCCTTGGCGAGGGCGAGGAAGCCGTCGGCCTCATAGAGGGGGTAGTCGCAAACGTAGATCTGCCAACCTGTTGCGACACCGCAGAGGCACGGCGCAAAGCCCGGCTGCTTCTCGCTGCGGACGCGATTACGCTTTTGGGACAACGCGACGCTTCCACGAATGAGGCTTTGGCTGCTCCGGGAGACGACTCAGGGCCGGCCGGCTGCATTGAAGATGACGATCTCTCCGCAGCAGGCGTCACCCCTGACGAACTCGAAAGAATGATTACCGGCCCCGAACACCATCGTCTGCGCGACTGGCTCGAAGGTCTTTCCGACTCGTTGCGGGTCATTTTCGTTCTGCGCGCCATCGCCGCCCTGACTTCGGTCGAAGTCGCGGAGCTCCTGTCCAAATACGGTGGTTTGGCAGCTCGGGGCTGGACTGCGGAAGCCGTCCGCAGCAACTTCCGCCAGGCGCTCTGCTCCCTGGCCTCGCAGCTGATTCACGCCACGGCTACCAAATAA
- a CDS encoding TolC family protein, whose protein sequence is MQNLLHPPAVSNRTTLFATNLVIAALATFSIPATAQINLSGQQSAPTPPPASSYQGSVTNGAATTGILSLTLDEAVQRGLQTNLGLLLSNTNISGAKGQRLQDLQALLPSIDASAKEAYEQSDLAAEGLKIPGFPTIIGPFGYTDIRANLTWSVLNLNSLKTYMAARHYFQASQLSADDARQMVILTVGNAYLRVLADQAQIESTQAQVETSKVSLDQAVSNHSAGTAPRLDELRAQVDNQSLQQQLIVARNTWEKDKLALARAIGLPLAQNFELADKAPYSAFDQPDVQVAIKQALANRKDRQASAELTKANVDQRKAATDDRLPTIKAEADYGDIGVNVRHSHGTVDATGTITIPIFKEAQFRGEAQVAQSQLDQQLDQQSDLDAQIEADVRDSLLDIASSQQQVEVSHSNVELSNEVLSEAQQRYSAGVSDNLAVSQAQQTVAQANSQYINSLYQHNLAKLNLARAMGVAQNYKEYLGGK, encoded by the coding sequence ATGCAAAATTTGCTCCATCCCCCAGCCGTCTCCAACAGGACAACCCTGTTCGCGACGAATCTGGTCATCGCCGCGCTGGCGACTTTTTCGATTCCCGCGACTGCCCAAATTAATCTCAGTGGCCAGCAATCGGCCCCCACGCCTCCGCCAGCTTCCAGCTATCAGGGCAGCGTGACCAATGGAGCTGCGACGACCGGCATACTCTCGCTCACCCTGGATGAAGCAGTTCAGCGCGGCCTTCAGACCAACCTCGGCCTCCTGCTTTCAAATACCAATATCTCGGGTGCCAAAGGCCAGCGTCTTCAGGATCTGCAAGCCCTGTTGCCGTCGATCGATGCATCGGCAAAGGAAGCCTATGAGCAGAGCGATCTGGCTGCCGAAGGGCTCAAAATCCCCGGTTTCCCCACGATCATCGGCCCATTCGGCTACACCGACATTCGCGCCAACCTCACCTGGTCTGTCCTGAACCTGAATTCGCTCAAGACCTACATGGCTGCCCGCCACTATTTCCAGGCATCCCAGCTCTCCGCGGACGACGCCCGCCAGATGGTCATCCTCACTGTCGGCAACGCCTACCTGCGAGTGCTGGCCGATCAGGCTCAGATTGAATCCACCCAGGCCCAAGTGGAAACTTCCAAAGTCTCCCTCGACCAGGCCGTCAGCAATCACTCCGCCGGTACAGCTCCTCGTCTCGACGAACTCCGCGCACAGGTCGATAATCAGAGCCTCCAGCAGCAGTTGATCGTAGCCCGCAACACCTGGGAAAAAGACAAGTTGGCTTTGGCCCGGGCCATCGGCTTGCCGCTCGCTCAGAATTTTGAACTGGCCGACAAGGCTCCCTATTCGGCCTTCGATCAGCCTGACGTCCAAGTGGCCATCAAGCAGGCCCTGGCCAACCGCAAAGACCGCCAGGCCTCCGCCGAGTTGACCAAGGCAAATGTAGACCAGCGAAAGGCAGCCACCGATGACCGTTTGCCTACCATCAAGGCCGAGGCCGATTACGGCGATATTGGCGTAAACGTTCGTCATTCGCATGGCACAGTCGACGCCACGGGCACCATTACCATTCCGATTTTCAAGGAAGCGCAGTTCCGAGGCGAAGCCCAGGTCGCGCAATCCCAGCTCGACCAGCAGCTCGACCAGCAAAGCGATCTCGATGCCCAGATTGAGGCTGACGTCCGCGACTCGCTCCTGGATATCGCCTCGTCGCAGCAGCAGGTAGAGGTCTCGCACTCCAATGTCGAGCTCTCCAACGAAGTTCTCTCCGAGGCCCAGCAACGGTATTCCGCAGGCGTAAGCGATAATCTGGCCGTTTCACAGGCTCAGCAAACAGTGGCCCAGGCCAACAGTCAGTACATCAACAGCCTTTACCAGCACAATCTCGCCAAGCTCAATCTGGCGCGTGCCATGGGTGTGGCCCAGAACTACAAAGAATATTTGGGAGGTAAGTGA
- a CDS encoding HlyD family secretion protein, which translates to MAEATPASGEKPDQKAPEAPKKSRRGVIFIVLGVLIIAAGIFYWRSTFSEDTDDAQINGHLIQISSRINGTVIKINVDENQYVTKGTVIAELDPADYQVAVENAEAAVASAKANAVAAKVNVPITSVNTGTNLQSAGADVTGSRASVLQAESQLRAAQAKVAEAKANSVKADQDLERYKPLVAKDVISKQQYDAAVASADSSKASVADAEAGVQAAQEAVRVANQREVQSQSSYKYAETGPQQVAAQNARAQQALAQAEGAQAQLDQAKLNLSYTKIVAPANGIITRKTLELNQNISSGQNLMTLVSLDDIWVTANFKETQLKHVSAGQSVEVDVDATGKTYHGKVTQIGGATGSVLSLFPPENATGNYVKVVQRVPVRIDFTDLADQDKDHALRPGLSVEPKVRVK; encoded by the coding sequence GTGGCGGAAGCAACTCCAGCCTCCGGCGAGAAGCCGGATCAGAAAGCTCCAGAGGCTCCTAAGAAAAGCCGTCGTGGTGTCATTTTCATTGTCCTCGGCGTTTTGATTATCGCGGCGGGCATCTTTTACTGGCGCTCCACCTTCAGCGAAGACACCGACGACGCCCAGATCAACGGCCATCTCATCCAGATCAGCTCCCGTATCAACGGGACCGTAATCAAAATCAACGTTGACGAGAACCAGTACGTCACCAAAGGCACGGTTATTGCCGAACTCGATCCGGCTGACTATCAAGTCGCAGTCGAAAACGCCGAAGCGGCTGTCGCCAGCGCCAAGGCCAATGCCGTGGCCGCAAAGGTGAACGTGCCCATCACCTCGGTCAATACCGGAACCAACCTCCAATCTGCCGGTGCCGATGTGACCGGCTCCCGCGCCTCCGTCCTTCAGGCCGAAAGCCAGTTGCGCGCGGCTCAGGCTAAAGTTGCGGAAGCCAAGGCGAATAGCGTCAAGGCCGATCAGGATCTGGAGCGCTATAAACCCCTAGTAGCGAAGGATGTCATCAGTAAACAGCAGTACGATGCCGCCGTAGCCTCAGCCGACTCCAGCAAAGCTTCGGTCGCCGACGCCGAAGCCGGCGTCCAGGCCGCCCAGGAAGCCGTCCGCGTCGCCAACCAGCGCGAGGTTCAGTCGCAGTCCTCCTACAAATATGCTGAAACTGGTCCGCAGCAGGTGGCAGCGCAAAATGCCCGCGCACAGCAGGCTTTGGCTCAGGCCGAGGGCGCTCAGGCTCAGCTCGATCAGGCCAAACTCAACCTCAGCTACACCAAGATCGTGGCCCCGGCCAACGGCATCATCACCCGTAAGACCCTTGAGCTCAATCAGAACATCTCCTCCGGCCAGAACCTGATGACCCTGGTTTCGCTCGACGACATCTGGGTCACCGCCAACTTCAAGGAGACCCAGCTCAAGCACGTCAGTGCTGGCCAGTCCGTTGAAGTAGACGTCGACGCCACAGGTAAGACCTACCACGGCAAGGTCACTCAGATTGGCGGCGCCACCGGCTCCGTTCTCTCGCTCTTCCCGCCCGAAAACGCCACAGGCAACTACGTCAAGGTCGTCCAGCGCGTCCCGGTCCGCATCGACTTCACCGATCTGGCGGACCAGGACAAAGACCATGCGCTTCGTCCTGGTCTCTCCGTCGAGCCCAAAGTGCGCGTCAAGTAA